Proteins from a single region of Strix aluco isolate bStrAlu1 chromosome 5, bStrAlu1.hap1, whole genome shotgun sequence:
- the RESF1 gene encoding retroelement silencing factor 1 isoform X2: MDWNVRPFQNVDAENNLQSEEACYSQLLSNARDFPRTNAYSSKNACTYAGSNQMVYVPTSNVTFPHVNAEGFKTSDQALPGASVAGNDFFISKYAVDRRPPSYVPIAPKPPNQPSRLRAEMTQTSWTNSNAYNYSLRRLPPLSSQMNTGNNMRNVLQEPQYVIPNGYTAQPQMPHHNSARTTMLYQSNIYSQTNSMSLGTSEQHVQNQIYHPNTQFKLLHSLNQNTESNVQLLQYRPNQMGSEACSGCFAPSLLPANCDSRAAAQSSIGVPQAVQNVPNGRTHSQQRSPSDPKTPSGFNSVQQHCQKWQSGEGSQSVRNVCNSSGNVTANQPFNQMSVPSPDISKQLYDVVQEMETVSSVAASKPLNDPASVQESQSNSLMDRPVNSQIPTAAADGRTLTKDRLAWEAQKLLAIKKKCVLLERLHHYRRKLLAASEHDKSTPPLPSSYQATLANCLPSVPNQNVPPSPSETAKTECPILNSSPEERNDKNIASADNRGLEVTQSNPQVEQGSLSTSSAPVPSQSKLPAQLNNPEITPVLEQRDAYAVASSQTTATSLNDASCFSQVDSSTRIASKNVQTYPENSSFLRFVLSSTNVLKEKTAGATADKILTSLLCSEKPLTDTSVSGESLLKDTSEKNVENLKGEQAFMVHRNSPVSETTESSEAKLQNDVPQKKPPFTENTSFKQSNCSYSVEELTACLGLWRKHPSESVSVQNSQANESPTANQISPCSQTTKNREQNNVLVSADEAILPVTASVAQKLDTLTCSLIKSFELQVAVVSPLVLSEQRTQSEQADKCPASVGKNSPVIDSGSTCSLQEEGKNGLSVVNTDKGTTETVRSSPSDCVLVQKVDSCLQQTKSADGNGIVKNNVSTNGSCDTKQRKVSQSAQDTKENLQLGLENKPSVPELGINSSSQIFQEGIRNHKDKQAALETGDTSTAVLEEQMFYISSVCSLVEGDTFYNPQIASIFRSVPETHALNGTSSEGNASDPRQKEQHLDLHKNELSNNTPQRENLLHKMEKSSSCMSKAGKIWDGVTTRHLEKISSGSPLKTISTSVQKMSFNASFKHPKNNLEIVASTNQQLPQNSLDFSICVTAKSNAFTVPRGNSKQNLMSSKNNTKKRMNLLGSEPIKCLNNQLSELVKEFPYGIEGADMLIKEPVRNDSVAEQMENQPQKETQICGKNSHLKDPVDQIKIAVLSSDQMQELFPEHNRYSSSDSKRVTDQEPGKASISAERNLEGSIQLSQRLCEKKRTRRKNSKPRKIKINNCLSVTHKMPQCPYSFATSDSEKNDDQLAKNENTGSAERQENSSKSDAIMKSCAVGNLPISEKIPNSVSKNKEDTCAYMSVMNKKARLKVNNENKVLTTQQEKIGPLNSSENQDIDKSKRNSWKEELQIDRGTQLLGREFHSVKKEHQTGSEELSEEPGHTDADNMTKSSKKRVFKEGPLSKDKTKPGLAVKSRTDVHKFAKSETVEIKHAEVNQGQKNKTCEENAAEEQDWRKQKEILGQDVGINVKEKAQLSVETKDKKLKSYCADAVKFPNFGTVDLKSRNSKYSQHKSMKVHPSQEQSYKRKRRENMIGKRDLKKTKVEEERLKQSEAKNSKELSHNCMINTDRGKKLNGENSWKPKSSLADHSVLKLQRRRARSSNISKNYFSNKERRLDGQHKDKCSEKMFPDKNLLYLNRRNNRLKLHIQKEPKKHYLNRVAFKRTTQERIYLTKLETSPVRPIWHMKSTASQNSPDAKRDAPVSESEKSCKLDVLEFKLCPEILFRNPTTDEESLGAKNSLEREKVIVAGVKSKKEDWLKCDPVKQKKLEEIYTAEDSIPLDTAIQILDGDGKDLHIPIKDSKEIFQTYRKMYLEKKVS, from the exons ATGGACTGGAATGTAAGACCATTCCAGAATGTTGACGCAGAGAACAATCTGCAAAGTGAAGAAGCGTGTTACTCTCAGTTGCTTTCTAATGCACGTGATTTTCCTCGGACAAATGCCTATTCCTCAAAAAATGCATGCACTTATGCTGGGAGTAACCAAATGGTGTATGTGCCAACTAGCAATGTTACCTTCCCTCATGTAAATGCCGAAGGATTCAAAACTTCAGATCAGGCCTTACCAGGAGCATCTGTAGCTGGTAATGATTTTTTTATCTCAAAATACGCAGTTGATCGACGTCCACCATCCTATGTACCAATAGCTCCAAAACCTCCCAATCAGCCGTCACGTTTGCGGGCAGAGATGACTCAGACTTCTTGGACAAACTCTAATGCCTACAATTATTCCCTTAGAAGGTTACCTCCCCTGTCTTCTCAAATGAACACTGGAAATAATATGAGGAATGTACTTCAGGAACCTCAGTATGTCATCCCAAATGGTTACACTGCGCAGCCACAAATGCCGCATCATAATTCTGCGAGAACTACAATGTTATATCAAAGTAACATTTATTCCCAGACTAATTCTATGTCTCTTGGTACATCTGAGCAACATGTCCAAAACCAAATATATCATCCCAACACTCAGTTTAAACTTTTACACTCACTGAATCAAAATACTGAATCAAATGTACAGCTGCTACAATATCGACCAAATCAGATGGGATCAGAAGCTTGTAGTGGATGTTTTGCACCGTCTTTGCTGCCTGCCAACTGTGATTCAAGAGCTGCAGCACAGTCTTCAATAGGTGTACCACAGGCAGTTCAAAACGTGCCTAATGGACGCACCCATAGTCAACAGAGGAGCCCATCTGATCCAAAAACTCCTTCTGGTTTTAACAGTGTTCAGCAACACTGTCAGAAATGGCAATCTGGAGAAGGCAGTCAATCAGTTCGGAATGTCTGTAATTCAAGTGGAAATGTGACAGCAAATCAGCCTTTTAATCAAATGTCTGTGCCATCCCCTGACATTTCCAAACAGCTATATGATGTTGTGCAAGAAATGGAAACTGTTTCTTCGGTGGCTGCTTCAAAGCCACTGAATGATCCTGCTTCAGTTCAAGAAAGCCAGAGTAATAGTTTGATGGATAGGCCTGTTAATTCTCAAATtcctacagcagcagcagatggaagAACACTTACAAAGGACAGATTAGCTTGGGAAGCTCAAAAGCTGCtcgctattaaaaaaaaatgtgtcctgCTTGAAAGGTTGCATCATTATAGAAGAAAACTCTTAGCAGCTTCAGAACATGACAAAAGTACTCCCCCACTTCCTTCAAGTTATCAAGCTACTCTTGCTAATTGTCTTCCATCGGTGCCCAACCAAAACGTACCACCTTCCCCATCTGAAACAGCGAAGACAGAGTGTCCAATACTTAACTCTTCACCTGaagaaagaaatgacaaaaaCATAGCTAGTGCTGATAACAGAGGATTAGAGGTGACTCAAAGCAACCCTCAGGTGGAGCAGGGAAGTCTTTCAACAAGCTCTGCTCCTGTTCCCTCTCAGAGCAAACTCCCAGCTCAGTTAAATAATCCTGAGATCACTCCTGTCCTGGAACAAAGGGATGCATATGCTGTGGCCTCTTCTCAAACAACTGCGACATCCTTGAACGATGCTTCATGTTTTAGTCAAGTGGATAGCTCTACCAGAATTGCATCAAAAAATGTGCAGACTTACCCCGAGAACTCATCATTTTTACGGTTTGTATTGAGCAGCACAAATGTATTGAAAGAGAAGACAGCTGGTGCTACTGCTGATAAAATACTGACTAGTCTCCTATGTAGTGAAAAACCGCTGACGGATACATCTGTCTCAGGTGAAAGCTTACTAAAAGACACTAGTGAGAAGAATGTAGAAAATTTGAAAGGTGAGCAGGCATTTATGGTTCACAGAAACTCTCCTGTATCAGAAACAACTGAATCTAGTGAAGCTAAATTGCAGAATGATGTACCGCAGAAAAAACCGCCATTTactgaaaatacatcttttaaacAGAGCAATTGTAGTTACTCTGTGGAAGAGCTAACTGCATGCCTTGGCTTGTGGAGAAAGCATCCATCGGAATCTGTAAGTGTGCAAAACAGCCAGGCAAATGAAAGCCCCACAGCGAATCAGATTTCACCTTGCAGCCAAACCACAAAAAATAGAGAACAAAATAATGTTCTGGTTAGTGCAGATGAAGCAATTTTGCCAGTAACTGCTTCTGTAGCACAAAAACTTGATACGTTGACTTGCAGTTTGATAAAAAGTTTTGAACTCCAAGTTGCAGTTGTCTCTCCTTTAGTACTTTCTGAACAGAGAACACAGAGTGAGCAGGCAGACAAATGTCCAGCATCTGTAGGTAAAAACTCTCCAGTGATTGACTCGGGAAGCACATGTAGCTTgcaagaggaggggaaaaatggTTTAAGTGTGGTAAATACTGATAAAGGAACAACAGAAACTGTTCGGTCGTCACCCAGTGATTGTGTTCTGGTACAGAAAGTGGATTCATGTTTGCAACAGACCAAATCAGCTGATGGAAATGGAATAGTGAAAAACAATGTGAGCACAAATGGTTCATGTGACACAAAACAAAGGAAAGTTAGTCAATCTGCACAAGATACCAAAGAAAATCTGCAGCTTGGATTAGAAAACAAGCCTTCTGTTCCTGAATTGGGCATAAATTCTTCTAGTCAAATCTTTCAAGAAGGTATAAGAAACCATAAAGACAAGCAAGCTGCGTTAGAGACAGGAGATACATCCACAGCTGTGTTGGAAGAACAGATGTTTTATATTTCTAGTGTATGTTCTCTTGTTGAAGGTGATACATTTTATAATCCACAAATAGCAAGTATCTTCAGGTCAGTCCCTGAGACACATGCATTAAATGGTACCTCATCAGAAGGAAATGCATCTGACCCAAGGCAAAAGGAACAACATCTGGACTTGCATAAAAATGAGCTGAGCAATAACACTCCCCAAAGAGAGAACCTGCTGCATAAGATGGAAAAATCATCAAGCTGCATGAGTAAAGCAGGTAAGATTTGGGATGGTGTCACAACTAGACATTTGGAGAAAATAAGCAGTGGCAGTCCTCTTAAAACAATTTCTACCTCAGTACAAAAAATGTCATTCAATGCATCTTTTAAGCATCCTAAAAATAACTTGGAAATTGTTGCTAGTACAAACCAGCAGTTACCTCAAAATTCATTAGATTTCTCAATCTGTGTAACTGCTAAATCAAATGCATTCACTGTTCCAAGAGGCAACAGTAAACAAAACCTCATGTCCagtaaaaataacacaaaaaaaagGATGAATCTTTTGGGATCAGAACCTATTAAATGTCTAAACAATCAGCTGTCTGAACTAGTGAAAGAGTTTCCATATGGCATTGAAGGTGCTGATATGCTAATAAAAGAACCAGTACGAAATGATTCTGTGGCTGAGCAGATGGAGAATCAACCTCAGAAAGAGACTCAAATTTGTGGCAAGAATTCTCATTTGAAGGACCCAGTAGATCAGATAAAAATTGCAGTGTTAAGCTCTGATCAGATGCAGGAACTGTTTCCTGAACACAACCGGTATTCCTCTAGTGACAGCAAGAGAGTAACAGATCAAGAGCCAGGAAAGGCTTCAATTTCAGCTGAGAGGAACCTTGAAGGCAGTATTCAGCTCAGTCAGAGACTATGTGAGAAGAAAAGAACACGACGAAAAAACTCCAAgcccaggaaaataaaaataaataattgtctGTCTGTAACACACAAAATGCCACAGTGCCCCTATAGTTTTGCAACGTCTGATTCAGAGAAAAATGATGATCAActtgcaaaaaatgaaaatactggctctgcagagagacaagAAAACAGCAGTAAATCTGATGCCATAATGAAGAGCTGTGCAGTGGGAAACCTGCCAATTTctgaaaaaatcccaaacagtgttagtaaaaataaagaagatacTTGCGCATACATGTCTGTAATGAACAAAAAAGCTAGGTTAAAAGtgaataatgaaaacaaagtgCTTAcaacacaacaggaaaaaattgGACCACTTAATTCCTCTGAAAACCAGGATATTGATAAATCTAAAAGGAACAGCTGGAAGGAAGAGCTGCAAATCGACAGAGGAACCCAGCTGTTAGGCAGAGAATTTCATTCTGTCAAAAAAGAACATCAGACAGGCTCAGAAGAGTTGTCAGAGGAACCTGGTCATACAGATGCAGACAACATGACGAAGTCATCTAAAAAGAGAGTTTTCAAAGAGGGCCCCCTTTCAAAAGATAAAACCAAACCAGGTTTGGCCGTGAAATCCAGAACAGATGTTCACAAATTTGCAAAGTCAGAAACTGTTGAAATTAAGCATGCTGAAGTCaatcaaggacaaaaaaataaaacctgtgaagAGAACGCAGCTGAAGAACAGGACTGGAGGAAACAAAAGGAGATACTTGGGCAAGATGTAGGAATTAACGTAAAAGAGAAAGCCCAATTGTCAGtggaaacaaaagataaaaagctGAAGAGTTATTGTGCTGATGCTGTAAAGTTCCCAAATTTTGGCACTGTAGACTTAAAGTCAAGAAACTCCAAATATTCTCAGCATAAATCTATGAAAGTTCATCCTTCACAGGAGCAGTCATACAAACGAAAGAGGAGGGAAAATATGATTGGGAAGAGAGATCTTAAGAAAACAAAGGTGGAAGAGGAAAGACTGAAACAATCTGAAGCAAAGAATTCCAAGGAGCTTTCACATAATTGCATGATAAATACTGACAGAGGTAAAAAATTGAATGGAGAAAATAGCTGGAAACCAAAGAGTTCATTAGCAGATCACTCTGTGCTTAAACTACAGAGAAGAAGGGCTCGATCTTCTAACATCTCTAAAAACTACTTTTCTAACAAAGAGAGACGTCTCGATGGTCAACACAAAGACAAGTGCTCTGAGAAAATGTTTCCTGATAAAAACCTGCTATACTTAAATAGAAGAAATAACAGATTAAAATTGCATATTCAAAAGGAACCGAAAAAACACTACCTGAACAGAGTTGCATTTAAGCGTACGACACAGGAACGCATATATCTGACAAAATTAGAGACATCGCCTGTCAGACCCATCTGGCATATGAAGTCCACAGCATCACAAAACAGCCCAGATGCGAAAAGAGATGCTCCTGTCTCAGAGTCTGAGAAATCATGCAAACTGGATGTACTTGAATTTAAGCTGTGTCCAGAGATACTGTTCAGAAATCCAACCACTGATGAAGAAAGCTTAGGTGCAAAGAATTCCCTGGAAAGAGAGAAAGTCATTGTGGCAG GTGTCAAGAGTAAGAAAGAAGATTGGTTAAAATGTGATCCAGTGAAGCAAAAAAAGCTGGAAGAGATCTATACAG CTGAGGACAGTATTCCACTTGATACAGCTATACAGATCCTGGATGGAGATGGCAAGGATCTTCACATTCCAATCAAAGACTCAAAAGAGATATTTCAGACCTACAGGAAAATGTATCtggaaaaaaag GTTTCATAG
- the RESF1 gene encoding retroelement silencing factor 1 isoform X1, with protein sequence MDWNVRPFQNVDAENNLQSEEACYSQLLSNARDFPRTNAYSSKNACTYAGSNQMVYVPTSNVTFPHVNAEGFKTSDQALPGASVAGNDFFISKYAVDRRPPSYVPIAPKPPNQPSRLRAEMTQTSWTNSNAYNYSLRRLPPLSSQMNTGNNMRNVLQEPQYVIPNGYTAQPQMPHHNSARTTMLYQSNIYSQTNSMSLGTSEQHVQNQIYHPNTQFKLLHSLNQNTESNVQLLQYRPNQMGSEACSGCFAPSLLPANCDSRAAAQSSIGVPQAVQNVPNGRTHSQQRSPSDPKTPSGFNSVQQHCQKWQSGEGSQSVRNVCNSSGNVTANQPFNQMSVPSPDISKQLYDVVQEMETVSSVAASKPLNDPASVQESQSNSLMDRPVNSQIPTAAADGRTLTKDRLAWEAQKLLAIKKKCVLLERLHHYRRKLLAASEHDKSTPPLPSSYQATLANCLPSVPNQNVPPSPSETAKTECPILNSSPEERNDKNIASADNRGLEVTQSNPQVEQGSLSTSSAPVPSQSKLPAQLNNPEITPVLEQRDAYAVASSQTTATSLNDASCFSQVDSSTRIASKNVQTYPENSSFLRFVLSSTNVLKEKTAGATADKILTSLLCSEKPLTDTSVSGESLLKDTSEKNVENLKGEQAFMVHRNSPVSETTESSEAKLQNDVPQKKPPFTENTSFKQSNCSYSVEELTACLGLWRKHPSESVSVQNSQANESPTANQISPCSQTTKNREQNNVLVSADEAILPVTASVAQKLDTLTCSLIKSFELQVAVVSPLVLSEQRTQSEQADKCPASVGKNSPVIDSGSTCSLQEEGKNGLSVVNTDKGTTETVRSSPSDCVLVQKVDSCLQQTKSADGNGIVKNNVSTNGSCDTKQRKVSQSAQDTKENLQLGLENKPSVPELGINSSSQIFQEGIRNHKDKQAALETGDTSTAVLEEQMFYISSVCSLVEGDTFYNPQIASIFRSVPETHALNGTSSEGNASDPRQKEQHLDLHKNELSNNTPQRENLLHKMEKSSSCMSKAGKIWDGVTTRHLEKISSGSPLKTISTSVQKMSFNASFKHPKNNLEIVASTNQQLPQNSLDFSICVTAKSNAFTVPRGNSKQNLMSSKNNTKKRMNLLGSEPIKCLNNQLSELVKEFPYGIEGADMLIKEPVRNDSVAEQMENQPQKETQICGKNSHLKDPVDQIKIAVLSSDQMQELFPEHNRYSSSDSKRVTDQEPGKASISAERNLEGSIQLSQRLCEKKRTRRKNSKPRKIKINNCLSVTHKMPQCPYSFATSDSEKNDDQLAKNENTGSAERQENSSKSDAIMKSCAVGNLPISEKIPNSVSKNKEDTCAYMSVMNKKARLKVNNENKVLTTQQEKIGPLNSSENQDIDKSKRNSWKEELQIDRGTQLLGREFHSVKKEHQTGSEELSEEPGHTDADNMTKSSKKRVFKEGPLSKDKTKPGLAVKSRTDVHKFAKSETVEIKHAEVNQGQKNKTCEENAAEEQDWRKQKEILGQDVGINVKEKAQLSVETKDKKLKSYCADAVKFPNFGTVDLKSRNSKYSQHKSMKVHPSQEQSYKRKRRENMIGKRDLKKTKVEEERLKQSEAKNSKELSHNCMINTDRGKKLNGENSWKPKSSLADHSVLKLQRRRARSSNISKNYFSNKERRLDGQHKDKCSEKMFPDKNLLYLNRRNNRLKLHIQKEPKKHYLNRVAFKRTTQERIYLTKLETSPVRPIWHMKSTASQNSPDAKRDAPVSESEKSCKLDVLEFKLCPEILFRNPTTDEESLGAKNSLEREKVIVAGVKSKKEDWLKCDPVKQKKLEEIYTAEDSIPLDTAIQILDGDGKDLHIPIKDSKEIFQTYRKMYLEKKVQKP encoded by the exons ATGGACTGGAATGTAAGACCATTCCAGAATGTTGACGCAGAGAACAATCTGCAAAGTGAAGAAGCGTGTTACTCTCAGTTGCTTTCTAATGCACGTGATTTTCCTCGGACAAATGCCTATTCCTCAAAAAATGCATGCACTTATGCTGGGAGTAACCAAATGGTGTATGTGCCAACTAGCAATGTTACCTTCCCTCATGTAAATGCCGAAGGATTCAAAACTTCAGATCAGGCCTTACCAGGAGCATCTGTAGCTGGTAATGATTTTTTTATCTCAAAATACGCAGTTGATCGACGTCCACCATCCTATGTACCAATAGCTCCAAAACCTCCCAATCAGCCGTCACGTTTGCGGGCAGAGATGACTCAGACTTCTTGGACAAACTCTAATGCCTACAATTATTCCCTTAGAAGGTTACCTCCCCTGTCTTCTCAAATGAACACTGGAAATAATATGAGGAATGTACTTCAGGAACCTCAGTATGTCATCCCAAATGGTTACACTGCGCAGCCACAAATGCCGCATCATAATTCTGCGAGAACTACAATGTTATATCAAAGTAACATTTATTCCCAGACTAATTCTATGTCTCTTGGTACATCTGAGCAACATGTCCAAAACCAAATATATCATCCCAACACTCAGTTTAAACTTTTACACTCACTGAATCAAAATACTGAATCAAATGTACAGCTGCTACAATATCGACCAAATCAGATGGGATCAGAAGCTTGTAGTGGATGTTTTGCACCGTCTTTGCTGCCTGCCAACTGTGATTCAAGAGCTGCAGCACAGTCTTCAATAGGTGTACCACAGGCAGTTCAAAACGTGCCTAATGGACGCACCCATAGTCAACAGAGGAGCCCATCTGATCCAAAAACTCCTTCTGGTTTTAACAGTGTTCAGCAACACTGTCAGAAATGGCAATCTGGAGAAGGCAGTCAATCAGTTCGGAATGTCTGTAATTCAAGTGGAAATGTGACAGCAAATCAGCCTTTTAATCAAATGTCTGTGCCATCCCCTGACATTTCCAAACAGCTATATGATGTTGTGCAAGAAATGGAAACTGTTTCTTCGGTGGCTGCTTCAAAGCCACTGAATGATCCTGCTTCAGTTCAAGAAAGCCAGAGTAATAGTTTGATGGATAGGCCTGTTAATTCTCAAATtcctacagcagcagcagatggaagAACACTTACAAAGGACAGATTAGCTTGGGAAGCTCAAAAGCTGCtcgctattaaaaaaaaatgtgtcctgCTTGAAAGGTTGCATCATTATAGAAGAAAACTCTTAGCAGCTTCAGAACATGACAAAAGTACTCCCCCACTTCCTTCAAGTTATCAAGCTACTCTTGCTAATTGTCTTCCATCGGTGCCCAACCAAAACGTACCACCTTCCCCATCTGAAACAGCGAAGACAGAGTGTCCAATACTTAACTCTTCACCTGaagaaagaaatgacaaaaaCATAGCTAGTGCTGATAACAGAGGATTAGAGGTGACTCAAAGCAACCCTCAGGTGGAGCAGGGAAGTCTTTCAACAAGCTCTGCTCCTGTTCCCTCTCAGAGCAAACTCCCAGCTCAGTTAAATAATCCTGAGATCACTCCTGTCCTGGAACAAAGGGATGCATATGCTGTGGCCTCTTCTCAAACAACTGCGACATCCTTGAACGATGCTTCATGTTTTAGTCAAGTGGATAGCTCTACCAGAATTGCATCAAAAAATGTGCAGACTTACCCCGAGAACTCATCATTTTTACGGTTTGTATTGAGCAGCACAAATGTATTGAAAGAGAAGACAGCTGGTGCTACTGCTGATAAAATACTGACTAGTCTCCTATGTAGTGAAAAACCGCTGACGGATACATCTGTCTCAGGTGAAAGCTTACTAAAAGACACTAGTGAGAAGAATGTAGAAAATTTGAAAGGTGAGCAGGCATTTATGGTTCACAGAAACTCTCCTGTATCAGAAACAACTGAATCTAGTGAAGCTAAATTGCAGAATGATGTACCGCAGAAAAAACCGCCATTTactgaaaatacatcttttaaacAGAGCAATTGTAGTTACTCTGTGGAAGAGCTAACTGCATGCCTTGGCTTGTGGAGAAAGCATCCATCGGAATCTGTAAGTGTGCAAAACAGCCAGGCAAATGAAAGCCCCACAGCGAATCAGATTTCACCTTGCAGCCAAACCACAAAAAATAGAGAACAAAATAATGTTCTGGTTAGTGCAGATGAAGCAATTTTGCCAGTAACTGCTTCTGTAGCACAAAAACTTGATACGTTGACTTGCAGTTTGATAAAAAGTTTTGAACTCCAAGTTGCAGTTGTCTCTCCTTTAGTACTTTCTGAACAGAGAACACAGAGTGAGCAGGCAGACAAATGTCCAGCATCTGTAGGTAAAAACTCTCCAGTGATTGACTCGGGAAGCACATGTAGCTTgcaagaggaggggaaaaatggTTTAAGTGTGGTAAATACTGATAAAGGAACAACAGAAACTGTTCGGTCGTCACCCAGTGATTGTGTTCTGGTACAGAAAGTGGATTCATGTTTGCAACAGACCAAATCAGCTGATGGAAATGGAATAGTGAAAAACAATGTGAGCACAAATGGTTCATGTGACACAAAACAAAGGAAAGTTAGTCAATCTGCACAAGATACCAAAGAAAATCTGCAGCTTGGATTAGAAAACAAGCCTTCTGTTCCTGAATTGGGCATAAATTCTTCTAGTCAAATCTTTCAAGAAGGTATAAGAAACCATAAAGACAAGCAAGCTGCGTTAGAGACAGGAGATACATCCACAGCTGTGTTGGAAGAACAGATGTTTTATATTTCTAGTGTATGTTCTCTTGTTGAAGGTGATACATTTTATAATCCACAAATAGCAAGTATCTTCAGGTCAGTCCCTGAGACACATGCATTAAATGGTACCTCATCAGAAGGAAATGCATCTGACCCAAGGCAAAAGGAACAACATCTGGACTTGCATAAAAATGAGCTGAGCAATAACACTCCCCAAAGAGAGAACCTGCTGCATAAGATGGAAAAATCATCAAGCTGCATGAGTAAAGCAGGTAAGATTTGGGATGGTGTCACAACTAGACATTTGGAGAAAATAAGCAGTGGCAGTCCTCTTAAAACAATTTCTACCTCAGTACAAAAAATGTCATTCAATGCATCTTTTAAGCATCCTAAAAATAACTTGGAAATTGTTGCTAGTACAAACCAGCAGTTACCTCAAAATTCATTAGATTTCTCAATCTGTGTAACTGCTAAATCAAATGCATTCACTGTTCCAAGAGGCAACAGTAAACAAAACCTCATGTCCagtaaaaataacacaaaaaaaagGATGAATCTTTTGGGATCAGAACCTATTAAATGTCTAAACAATCAGCTGTCTGAACTAGTGAAAGAGTTTCCATATGGCATTGAAGGTGCTGATATGCTAATAAAAGAACCAGTACGAAATGATTCTGTGGCTGAGCAGATGGAGAATCAACCTCAGAAAGAGACTCAAATTTGTGGCAAGAATTCTCATTTGAAGGACCCAGTAGATCAGATAAAAATTGCAGTGTTAAGCTCTGATCAGATGCAGGAACTGTTTCCTGAACACAACCGGTATTCCTCTAGTGACAGCAAGAGAGTAACAGATCAAGAGCCAGGAAAGGCTTCAATTTCAGCTGAGAGGAACCTTGAAGGCAGTATTCAGCTCAGTCAGAGACTATGTGAGAAGAAAAGAACACGACGAAAAAACTCCAAgcccaggaaaataaaaataaataattgtctGTCTGTAACACACAAAATGCCACAGTGCCCCTATAGTTTTGCAACGTCTGATTCAGAGAAAAATGATGATCAActtgcaaaaaatgaaaatactggctctgcagagagacaagAAAACAGCAGTAAATCTGATGCCATAATGAAGAGCTGTGCAGTGGGAAACCTGCCAATTTctgaaaaaatcccaaacagtgttagtaaaaataaagaagatacTTGCGCATACATGTCTGTAATGAACAAAAAAGCTAGGTTAAAAGtgaataatgaaaacaaagtgCTTAcaacacaacaggaaaaaattgGACCACTTAATTCCTCTGAAAACCAGGATATTGATAAATCTAAAAGGAACAGCTGGAAGGAAGAGCTGCAAATCGACAGAGGAACCCAGCTGTTAGGCAGAGAATTTCATTCTGTCAAAAAAGAACATCAGACAGGCTCAGAAGAGTTGTCAGAGGAACCTGGTCATACAGATGCAGACAACATGACGAAGTCATCTAAAAAGAGAGTTTTCAAAGAGGGCCCCCTTTCAAAAGATAAAACCAAACCAGGTTTGGCCGTGAAATCCAGAACAGATGTTCACAAATTTGCAAAGTCAGAAACTGTTGAAATTAAGCATGCTGAAGTCaatcaaggacaaaaaaataaaacctgtgaagAGAACGCAGCTGAAGAACAGGACTGGAGGAAACAAAAGGAGATACTTGGGCAAGATGTAGGAATTAACGTAAAAGAGAAAGCCCAATTGTCAGtggaaacaaaagataaaaagctGAAGAGTTATTGTGCTGATGCTGTAAAGTTCCCAAATTTTGGCACTGTAGACTTAAAGTCAAGAAACTCCAAATATTCTCAGCATAAATCTATGAAAGTTCATCCTTCACAGGAGCAGTCATACAAACGAAAGAGGAGGGAAAATATGATTGGGAAGAGAGATCTTAAGAAAACAAAGGTGGAAGAGGAAAGACTGAAACAATCTGAAGCAAAGAATTCCAAGGAGCTTTCACATAATTGCATGATAAATACTGACAGAGGTAAAAAATTGAATGGAGAAAATAGCTGGAAACCAAAGAGTTCATTAGCAGATCACTCTGTGCTTAAACTACAGAGAAGAAGGGCTCGATCTTCTAACATCTCTAAAAACTACTTTTCTAACAAAGAGAGACGTCTCGATGGTCAACACAAAGACAAGTGCTCTGAGAAAATGTTTCCTGATAAAAACCTGCTATACTTAAATAGAAGAAATAACAGATTAAAATTGCATATTCAAAAGGAACCGAAAAAACACTACCTGAACAGAGTTGCATTTAAGCGTACGACACAGGAACGCATATATCTGACAAAATTAGAGACATCGCCTGTCAGACCCATCTGGCATATGAAGTCCACAGCATCACAAAACAGCCCAGATGCGAAAAGAGATGCTCCTGTCTCAGAGTCTGAGAAATCATGCAAACTGGATGTACTTGAATTTAAGCTGTGTCCAGAGATACTGTTCAGAAATCCAACCACTGATGAAGAAAGCTTAGGTGCAAAGAATTCCCTGGAAAGAGAGAAAGTCATTGTGGCAG GTGTCAAGAGTAAGAAAGAAGATTGGTTAAAATGTGATCCAGTGAAGCAAAAAAAGCTGGAAGAGATCTATACAG CTGAGGACAGTATTCCACTTGATACAGCTATACAGATCCTGGATGGAGATGGCAAGGATCTTCACATTCCAATCAAAGACTCAAAAGAGATATTTCAGACCTACAGGAAAATGTATCtggaaaaaaaggtgcaaaagCCTTGA